In Candidatus Nitronauta litoralis, one DNA window encodes the following:
- the purS gene encoding phosphoribosylformylglycinamidine synthase subunit PurS: MLAKIHVTLKNGVLDPQGKAVHHALGDLGFGEVQEVSVGKYLELKLDGVSTEEAETRVREMCDRLLANTVIESYRFNLEP, translated from the coding sequence ATGCTCGCAAAAATACACGTAACCTTGAAGAACGGTGTTTTAGACCCACAGGGTAAGGCGGTTCACCATGCGTTGGGTGACCTGGGTTTTGGTGAAGTCCAGGAGGTCAGTGTCGGGAAATACCTCGAGCTGAAACTCGACGGGGTGAGCACAGAAGAAGCAGAAACCCGGGTCCGCGAAATGTGTGACCGGCTTCTGGCCAACACGGTTATCGAATCCTACCGAT